The sequence below is a genomic window from Lampris incognitus isolate fLamInc1 chromosome 18, fLamInc1.hap2, whole genome shotgun sequence.
GTATCACTGCTGTGACACCACTGACTAAAATATGTCACAGGATCACAAACCAAGAGCTGACTAGCTGATGGCCTGTTTTCTACCCCACTCCTCATGTTTGTATGAACACTTCTCTCACTCATTTCTCTCCTTCCCCTTCTGtggaagtcaaagaaggttggtcagttcagaggaactgattcaaccttctttggttttattacctggattactgagcatgcgtcaagacacctGCTGCGGAAGGTTCTTCTCCAACCAACTGCGAAAAAGTTCTTATCTTTTTCACAGAAAATATTGACCATATTAGAGCAAATATCATTCCTCCCACCTCTACAGTGGACCTCTCTTGCCCCTCCTTGGAAGTGTTGGATTGCTTTAGACCGATGTCACTTCAGGATCTTAAGAAAACTGTGTCACTTATTACGAGACCCTCATCGAGTCCCTTTGATATTATCACGACAAAATTGCACAAAGAAGCAAGAGTCAATTGGCCCTGCACTGCTGATCATCAATGGCTCTCTGACCTCTGGAGTTGTACCTGATCTTTTTAAAACGTTTGTGTTCAACCGTtgctgaagaaggtggcctggcctCATGAagtacattttcttttacatcatgtggacagccgggtgtgtgtgcgttgtttacctggggaagagatgccaccaggatgcactatgggaagatggCAAGCCAGCGgacgcagtgtgatgctctgggcaatgttctgctgggaaacccaatttcccctcggggatgaataaagtattcgtattgggtcctggtattcatgtggattttactttgacatgtaccacctaccactgttgcagaccaagtacaccccttcatggcaatggtactacccgatggcagtggcctctttcagcaggataatgcaccctgccacactgcaaaaattgttcagaaaaactttgaggaacatgacaaagtgttTAAGGTCTTGCCTTGGCTtcaaaattccccagatctcagtcctATCTAGCTTCTGCGGGATGTGCTGGGacgtaaaggatctgctgctgaccTCTTGGTACCACATACCAGAGgataccttcagaggtcttgtggaatcCAGGCatcaacaggtcagagctgttttggcggcacgagggggccCTACACCGTAtgaagcaggtggttttaatgttttggctaagcGGTGCACGACATCTTCCATAGAACCTAGATTTACATGTCTAGCAAATCCCTATGCTGACTGCTAGAATACACACTATTCAGTTTCTCTAAAGGAAACCAGGGTATTTATTTACCTCCAAAATGGAGAGCGATGCCAGCATTTCTAGCTGGCTAATATTCTCTCAGGATTGTTGTGTTACTTAAACATGGAGTGTTTCTGCTTTTCAGTCCTGTGTCAAATAACAGTGATGAGGAAGTTGTGGAAAATGAACACAGCCTCTTTACAATGCAATAAACAGAGATAAAGTTCACATGGTATTAATAAAGGGTTACGGACCTGAAGTTTCTTTGCAACCAACGTTTCCTCCATATGCCATTAATGATTATTCAGAATTCCTGTTTGTTTCCTTGTTGGCCTGTATATAAGTGGTGCTACCCCCTAGCTTTCCAGATCCTAGACACTCACCTGAGACATTCAAGCCAACAGGTAAGTCTTTTGTTGTACTTGTTAAAAGGAGCTAATTCATCAGTTGTTTTGGATGGATAACAAAGATATTCAGTTACTCTGACAAAGAAATGAAGCTGATTCTCTGGTGAGCTAGCTTTATACAGTTCTGCTGTTCCTGTATTATTTTGCATTGCAGGAGTCCAGTTCACCGGCAGAAACAATGTTGACCATTTCTCTTCTTGTCTGTGTCGTCGTCGCTCTGAGCGGAGCAACAGGTGAGAGACTCCAAGACAGACTGCCTTTAAAATGACCACAGCTCCTCTTGTCAGACTCCAATCTGTTTACCGCTGTTTAAACTGCTCCCTCACTGCCAGAAATTACACTGCCATCACGTCTTCTATTTTTCTATGATTCATATTGGTTTTGCTGGAtgagctactgctactgctattatTTGTAGTTTATATCGTTCTCTTCCTCAGAGGCCCAAAAGGAGACCAGTATGGAGCAGGCGCTCCCTAAGAACGAGGTTATCCCTGCACCAGCAGGTATGGTTCAGCCCTCACCTTGTTTTTAGTTATATGTTGTAGGATTGCAATCCTTAGTAAGAGAGTTTTGTACTTCACAACAAAGCTTTGCTTTATTTTTCAGGTctagtttaaaaaaagaaaatgtggatGAACACTACATTTTACTCTTCATACCACATAGATTTAATTTCGAACCAGACAAAAACCAAAGAATTTTAATCTTTTGACTTTGATATGAGCTTGTTTAGGTGGGCCTaagagggagaaacaacaggataCCAGGTGTTTTTTTCTATAGACAGCACTGTGGAGCGCCCATTGGCATCACAAAGCTCTATACATTAAATGCTCCCGTTTCTGTGCGACTGCCAGattaaaacaaaatgaaagaaagaaaacagagaaattaAGCTAAGGGGCTCTTGAAAACAGTTAACTATAGCTCTGTTTGTTTTCATCTGCCGATCCTGTACAAAACACGGTGGCCATTGAGCAGAACATGTCTCTTGGTAAGACAGAACAGCCTGGACAGGGGCTGTTCATTAAAGCCCACCAGAACCCAAAAACCTCATTTAAAGTTCATGTTCTTGTCCTTGGCTATATGAAGCCAGCTTTAGTATCAGAGACCTGAAAACATACCAAACTGCACCACAATCTATGTCTGCAGGATCCAGAGAGGATTTAAGGAGGCTGCTTAGTAGTCACAGGGTTGCTGGTTCAGTCTGCAGATACATTGCACAATACTGCCAATGTACCGATAAGCAAGGGACCTTTACACGGATTTATTTGTATCACTTTTTGGTAGCAACAGATATTAAATACTGGTTATCATCAACTAAAATATAATCCAATGTTTAATTACCTGCAAAAGCCCATTTTAGCTGATCTGTTCCCCTTTGATACATACAATTATACAAGACAAGGGACGGGTATCCCAAACATCAGACTTATTTCAAATAAACGTTAACGCAGCAAATTTCATTTTATCATTAAGGTACATCTAGGGAAAGCAGGGTGTGATTGTCAGTCTATGAGTCCATGCTTTCTCTGCTCCAGAGGAAATACCAGAGgaggtgatgactgagtcaaagaCCAGcttggaggaggaagagaaggctCTAAAGAGGGAGATGGCAGAGGAGGAGGCGGCGGGAGCAGAGTTGGTGGGTACTGGTGTGGAGAGCAGGAGTTACTGTCCACCTGGATGGTCCAGATATGGATCCCGTTGCTTCATCTACATTAACAGTCCCAGATCCTGGCCCCGGGCAGAGGTAGGACACGATGACCTATTATGTCACATCAGCAGTTTGCCTCCAAAATGTGATAGATCAACTCTGAAAGTCAAACGGCACACCTACTATTTAAAAATAACGGATGAATTCCTTTGAGGTGATAATTGGTTTGCAGAGATTTTTGAGTTGTAAAGTTGTAAAACAATGGTTGCCTCATGTGCTAAGTTTCAGGAGAGCAGACACTGTATGCTGCATCCGTCTTAATAAAAAGATGTCCATCTCTTTCCTTCACAGCAATATTGTGTGCACTTTGGAGCCAACCTTGCCTCCGTCCACAGCTCAAACGAGTATTACTTCATCCAGGAAGTTGTGAGGAGGAGGACTGGTGAATTTCCTCGCACCTGGATTGGAGGCATTGATGCCGTTCAGGTATAATTTGATCCCGTTCAATCTAGTCTACCAATAAAATGAAACTCAAAACTTTGATTAGTGTAAATGTAAGTGAAATGAAAGTGTAAATTCTCATAATAACAATAGATTCTGATCTCTCAGTACAAGGTAGACACCAGAACCCTTTCTAGCAAGAGGAGTTTATGAATTCTGAAGAAAAATCATCTTTATCTTCATTGAACTGCcaactgttctgttctgcttttttgtttttccccgaCAGGAAAATCTGTGGTTCTGGAGCGACGGTTCCAGGTTTGACTACCAGAACTGGTTGAGAGGAGAACCCAATAATTCCGCAGGCGGAGAACATTGCATTGAGATGAACTTTGGAGGTAATCTGCTGTTCCTTCTGCTCCCAGCCTATTTCACATTCAATCAGAAAAACCACCAGACAGATCAGATTGTTTCATCAGATCTTACAGTTTTATCCTTTGTTATTTCCAGACCCGAAACAGTGGAACGATTCCATCTGCGGTGGTCAGCGTGGTTTCGTTTGTGCCAAGACGCTCAACGACTGCTTCTGCTCAACATCCACTGAAAGCTGAAAGTGTGTTGTGAGAACTGCCAGTGTTGATACTTTCACCTGTTTAAGTGCCTATCCAACGCTACAACATGGAACAAATCCAAATATAATTGTTCTGTCTTTTGCAAAAGCGACAATGCAATGTCTCTTTACAGGGGAGCTTACTCAGACACAGTGGCTAAAACAAATCTTTACAGATTGAGCAGTGAAGTTTTTTATACATTCTATAATAAGAATTAAAATGTGTTCTGAGGCATGGGGAAATGCTTCTGACTCATGACATTAATTTTCTTTCTCGGTCATTCTGAAACTGCCTCTGCTGCATATTATGTGATGCAGCAGAAAGAGCGGTAATCTCAAGAAACATCAATGTGGCACTCTTCCTACAGATGATGTGATATTCATTGATACTGTTGTAGCCATGTTGTACATTTATGAGTCAAATGACTTTTTTATAGTggctaaggatttttttttacacttttttaGGCAACGTGATATTTACAATGTTATGTAAAATGTAACTGATTCTCATTTTTGAATAAAGGAAGTGAATAATGATTCCACACCCTCAAGTCCTTGTAGATAAGTTATGTTTTTTGGTTTAAATTCAACTTATGCTAGCTGCAGGCGTGTTCTATTCCACTGTCTTTGTTCTTCTTCTCTTCATTGTACAAAACACATGTACATTACATTATCAACAACACAAACTGTTCATGCCAGGGGTGCTTACACAAAACAAAAGGAGATGTTTGGAAATTCAGCACAGCAGCTACAAGGCGTGGAAGTGTCCACGAGGATCTTGCTATTTCTGAATATGAACAGTTGATGAAACCTCTGCATAAGGATTTCAAGGTTTCAAAATGTGGCACATTTATCAACAGAAGCTACCCGTTTCTCCATGCTACACCAGACTTCCTTTGTTCCTGTGACTGCTGTggtgagggatgtgtgtgtgtgtgtggggggggtgaaatGACCTTTTAGTATTGAGGGCATAGATTTTGAATCACACATTCAAAAGAAAGCTTCATGTTTGGAAAGGGTTAGCTCAAAATATGTGTTGAATAGGAACCACAGCTATTATTGTCAGGTTCAGCAGCAACTTCATACAGTCAGTTGTTCATATTGTGACTTTGTTGTCTGTGCCTTCCAAGAAAACATTACAGGTTTGGCTCATGAGAGAGTCATGCCAGATCAAAATCTTTGGGATAAGTGTGTACCAAAGTTATCCTTATTTTGGAGGAGCTGTGTTTCACCGGAAGTACTTGGAAGACAGTACACAAGGAAACAAAATCTGAAAATAGAGGGGAACAGAGACGTAGCTGGATATTATTATTGCAAGCAAAatacatcagaagaaatggttTGTTGTAAAAACGAATCTTGCCCTGTTTCAAAGTTTCACCTCTCTTGCCTTTTTATACAGAACGTTCCAGAGACATAGTGCTGCCCACACTGCAGAAAACTCCCCGAATTTAGGCCAAAGAAAAGGACAACAAAGCAAAAATCAACACATGAAAGTTATGCAGCAAAGGCAGAGAACTTAGGACATTGCTGGTTGATGTAAAAGATGTGtatagtagaccaacagcgctacctagtggtggttaagctaggctctcatataccctggatgttgactgctgcgacagtcggagagttacaataaagaggaccagacgttgggaattggtctccggctcaaatcactgttatggatatattagcagtataagatacctccagataatatagagaatatattacagtggcgacgaggatgggatacctttaatgcgagaaggtaatcccagtagttaataaaagcggacgaagcaacgtgacgctaccagctagcttccagccagctggtaagaaaagactagctagccaagccaagcacaagcatggcgcatttcatcggcaatattgctgaatacaaggaaggtaaagaggacttcgagtcgtaccttgaaagattggagcaatggatgatcgttaatgaagtggaggacggtaagaaggccaatgttttcctgtctgtgacagGCGCAggagcctatggcctactaaagaacctctgcataccagaaaaaccgagtagcctcacatatgcagtactgagcgggaaactagcatcccattataaacccaagccactaatcataacT
It includes:
- the LOC130128860 gene encoding ladderlectin-like; protein product: MLTISLLVCVVVALSGATEAQKETSMEQALPKNEVIPAPAEEIPEEVMTESKTSLEEEEKALKREMAEEEAAGAELVGTGVESRSYCPPGWSRYGSRCFIYINSPRSWPRAEQYCVHFGANLASVHSSNEYYFIQEVVRRRTGEFPRTWIGGIDAVQENLWFWSDGSRFDYQNWLRGEPNNSAGGEHCIEMNFGDPKQWNDSICGGQRGFVCAKTLNDCFCSTSTES